The Spirosoma radiotolerans genome has a window encoding:
- a CDS encoding xanthine dehydrogenase family protein molybdopterin-binding subunit — translation MEISKQELSRRNFIWQTGLSGIALTLGACLPASGRTAPELINIQTTSTETALLAWISIDTTGKVTIMNHRSEMGQGTAQAIPQMIAEELEVAMHQVKVVSAPANPKAFGPQPQEGSFSVRGWYKQLLQIGASAREMLIGVAAKRWNVPLSDCYAAHGQVIHRPTAKKIGYGQLVEEAASAEPPQHVPLKKRKAYTLVGKPLHRLDIPLKTNGKAQFGLDKKLPGMLYAVVERSPRFRGKVNGFDDTRTKAIPGVKQVFIVHRPVFGDLFEGVAVVADSLWAAMRGRKVLTVDWHDNGFEHLDSEQISAQMRENLKKVGPSVALDAALQQADKQIDAIYETPYQSHSCMEPLNCTAHVQDHRIDIWGPIQEANWIQADLSERMSVPIENVSVNMTFLGGGFGRKAFPDYPYEAALLSKKMKAPVQVVWTREDDMSQGPFRTGAMYACKGGIDKAGKILAFQAITAAQWIGQAWSPEPYPEPKPLQHNMGTMEGMLSPYLNTIPNYSFGGVGTRAPMPVMWWRSVYASTNGFACESFIDELAHAVEKDPLAFRKKHLNNTRYTAFIDQLVTVSGWESRGKQTGWGVAITECFGSICGHVVRVSRQSDKKLTIDKVIALIDCGWYVNPDTIRAQVEGSIVMGLGAAIKHATTFREGKAVTQNFNSYAMPRLIDTPEIEVHIMENDEGAGGVGEPGLPPFAPALCNAIFDLTGNRIRTLPFKLDEL, via the coding sequence ATGGAAATCAGTAAACAGGAACTGTCCAGGCGGAATTTCATCTGGCAGACTGGACTATCGGGCATCGCCCTGACTCTTGGTGCTTGCCTGCCAGCATCCGGCAGAACGGCACCTGAGCTTATCAATATTCAAACCACCAGTACAGAAACGGCACTCCTCGCCTGGATCTCCATTGATACCACGGGTAAGGTGACCATTATGAATCATCGCTCAGAAATGGGTCAGGGGACGGCCCAGGCGATTCCGCAGATGATTGCCGAAGAACTGGAGGTGGCCATGCATCAGGTCAAGGTTGTATCAGCACCGGCTAACCCCAAAGCGTTCGGTCCTCAACCGCAAGAAGGAAGTTTTTCGGTACGGGGCTGGTACAAACAGTTGCTGCAAATTGGCGCTTCGGCCCGCGAAATGCTCATCGGAGTAGCCGCCAAACGGTGGAACGTGCCGCTATCCGATTGTTACGCAGCCCATGGGCAGGTCATTCATCGCCCAACGGCAAAGAAGATTGGATATGGGCAACTTGTGGAAGAAGCCGCCAGTGCAGAACCGCCACAACACGTACCATTGAAAAAACGGAAGGCATATACGCTCGTCGGGAAGCCCTTACACCGACTGGATATTCCGCTCAAGACAAATGGCAAAGCTCAATTTGGATTGGATAAGAAACTGCCGGGAATGCTATACGCAGTGGTCGAACGAAGCCCCCGGTTTCGTGGAAAAGTAAACGGGTTTGACGACACCCGAACGAAGGCAATACCAGGCGTAAAACAAGTCTTCATCGTGCATCGGCCCGTTTTTGGTGATCTATTCGAAGGTGTAGCGGTCGTTGCTGATTCGCTTTGGGCAGCCATGCGGGGACGAAAGGTACTAACCGTAGATTGGCATGATAACGGATTCGAGCACCTGGATAGTGAACAGATTTCGGCTCAAATGCGGGAAAACCTTAAAAAAGTTGGCCCATCAGTGGCCCTTGACGCAGCGTTGCAACAGGCTGATAAACAGATAGACGCTATTTATGAGACACCATACCAGTCGCATAGCTGCATGGAACCTCTCAACTGCACGGCTCATGTGCAGGACCATCGCATCGACATTTGGGGCCCGATTCAGGAAGCAAACTGGATACAAGCCGACCTGAGTGAGCGCATGAGCGTTCCGATAGAAAACGTCAGCGTAAACATGACCTTTCTCGGGGGTGGTTTCGGCCGCAAAGCCTTTCCAGACTATCCTTACGAAGCAGCTTTGCTCTCCAAAAAAATGAAGGCACCCGTTCAGGTTGTATGGACCCGGGAAGATGACATGAGCCAGGGACCGTTTCGTACTGGAGCGATGTATGCCTGCAAAGGAGGCATTGACAAGGCCGGAAAGATACTGGCGTTTCAGGCTATCACGGCGGCTCAGTGGATCGGGCAGGCATGGAGCCCCGAACCTTATCCTGAACCCAAGCCCTTACAGCACAACATGGGCACAATGGAAGGCATGCTGAGTCCATACCTGAACACAATTCCAAATTACAGTTTTGGGGGCGTAGGTACCCGCGCTCCCATGCCGGTTATGTGGTGGCGTTCGGTGTATGCATCTACCAACGGCTTTGCCTGTGAAAGTTTTATCGATGAACTAGCCCACGCAGTCGAAAAAGACCCGCTGGCATTTCGAAAAAAACACCTTAACAATACCCGATACACGGCTTTCATCGACCAACTGGTGACCGTAAGTGGGTGGGAATCGAGAGGGAAACAAACAGGTTGGGGAGTAGCCATTACGGAGTGTTTCGGTAGTATTTGCGGCCATGTGGTTCGGGTGTCCCGCCAATCGGATAAGAAACTAACCATTGATAAAGTAATTGCGCTTATCGACTGCGGCTGGTATGTTAATCCGGATACTATCCGGGCACAGGTAGAAGGCAGTATCGTTATGGGCCTGGGAGCGGCTATTAAGCATGCTACAACCTTCAGGGAAGGGAAAGCCGTGACGCAAAATTTCAATAGCTACGCAATGCCACGCCTAATTGATACTCCGGAAATTGAGGTCCATATCATGGAAAATGACGAAGGAGCCGGGGGCGTTGGTGAGCCAGGACTGCCTCCGTTTGCACCAGCGTTGTGCAATGCCATTTTCGACCTGACCGGCAACCGCATACGAACATTGCCGTTTAAGCTAGACGAATTGTAA
- a CDS encoding (2Fe-2S)-binding protein, which translates to MPTYNLSVNEKKYAINADAQMPLLWVIRDIVGLTGTKYGCGIAQCGACTVHLNGAPIRSCSFPISAVEGQPVTTIEGISSNNTHPVQKAWIAEQVPQCGYCQSGQIMSAVALLKTNAHPTDADIDAAMQGNICRCGTYPRIRKAIKRAAGIPFKTNTHGNQ; encoded by the coding sequence ATGCCTACATACAATTTATCAGTCAACGAAAAAAAATACGCCATTAACGCCGATGCTCAAATGCCATTGCTGTGGGTGATCCGGGATATTGTTGGATTGACCGGAACAAAATACGGCTGCGGTATTGCGCAGTGTGGCGCGTGCACGGTGCATCTCAACGGAGCTCCTATCCGATCCTGTTCTTTTCCCATATCCGCTGTAGAAGGTCAGCCCGTTACCACCATTGAAGGAATTTCCAGCAATAATACGCACCCGGTGCAAAAAGCGTGGATTGCCGAACAGGTTCCTCAATGCGGATACTGCCAAAGCGGTCAGATCATGTCTGCTGTTGCACTCTTAAAAACCAATGCGCATCCAACCGATGCCGATATTGACGCGGCCATGCAGGGAAATATCTGCCGTTGTGGCACTTATCCCCGTATCCGAAAAGCCATCAAGCGAGCCGCGGGTATACCTTTTAAAACCAATACGCATGGAAATCAGTAA
- a CDS encoding sensor histidine kinase: MPRAFSYSQLSRSWFVKYKLYHLPFWFLYHYLWWVVTLGNPVRVFESLVVLPYALKYSFYVIFQALAVYFNLYYLIPRYLEKSQFATYIACLVLTVLWATLCIVGGYYFSAYLSGRTIADLYGQSACFNTFFSNALPSTVASTTLAMSIKLTKNWIQTRQRQQLLEKEKLEAELTFLKNQFNPHFLFNTINSIFFLIHKNPDMASESLAKFSGLLRYQLYECNDRHIPLVNEVTYLENFIELEKLRQNSNVTVRFESPRSISGQWSIAPFILLTFVENAVKHVSKHADKPNWIRVKLALDGQKLHFSVVNSTSPNASSEVIRQGGIGLKNVQRRLDLLYPEQYELTIQHGQHQFEVKLALTLSDCIVTPTLQIA; the protein is encoded by the coding sequence ATGCCGCGTGCATTCTCATATAGCCAATTAAGCCGGAGCTGGTTTGTGAAATACAAGCTGTATCACCTTCCATTCTGGTTTTTATATCATTACCTCTGGTGGGTTGTTACGCTGGGCAATCCGGTGAGAGTTTTTGAGTCGCTGGTTGTCTTACCCTACGCGCTCAAGTACAGTTTCTATGTTATTTTTCAGGCACTGGCTGTCTACTTCAATCTTTATTACTTAATTCCCAGATACCTGGAGAAGAGTCAGTTCGCCACGTATATAGCCTGCCTGGTTCTGACCGTATTATGGGCTACGCTTTGCATTGTTGGTGGGTACTATTTCAGTGCTTATTTGAGTGGACGAACGATTGCCGATCTGTATGGTCAATCGGCCTGTTTCAATACGTTTTTTAGTAATGCACTGCCATCGACTGTTGCCAGTACCACGCTGGCCATGAGTATTAAACTGACCAAAAATTGGATCCAGACCCGGCAGCGGCAGCAACTTTTAGAGAAAGAAAAACTGGAAGCCGAACTGACATTTCTAAAAAACCAGTTCAACCCGCACTTTCTGTTCAACACCATCAATTCCATCTTTTTCCTAATTCATAAAAACCCGGATATGGCATCAGAATCACTGGCCAAATTTTCCGGATTATTACGCTATCAACTCTATGAGTGCAACGACCGGCACATTCCGCTGGTGAACGAAGTTACGTACCTGGAAAACTTCATCGAATTGGAAAAGCTTCGTCAAAACAGCAATGTGACCGTTCGTTTTGAATCACCCAGGTCCATTAGCGGACAATGGAGCATCGCCCCGTTTATTCTACTGACCTTTGTCGAAAACGCGGTTAAGCACGTTTCTAAACATGCAGACAAGCCTAACTGGATTCGGGTAAAGCTTGCCCTGGATGGTCAGAAATTACATTTTTCTGTAGTTAACAGTACCTCGCCCAACGCTTCGTCTGAAGTGATTCGTCAGGGTGGTATTGGCCTGAAAAATGTACAGCGACGGCTGGATCTACTCTATCCGGAACAGTATGAACTTACGATTCAGCACGGTCAGCATCAGTTTGAAGTAAAGCTGGCGTTAACCCTTTCGGATTGTATTGTAACGCCCACCCTACAAATAGCCTGA
- a CDS encoding LytR/AlgR family response regulator transcription factor — translation MKLTCVLVDDEPLAREGLANYVRDIDFLHLTGTCENPLDLLRILDQQPVDLVFLDIQMPKMSGIDFLKMVQKPPLVILTTAYPSFALEGFQLNVLDYLLKPITFDRFFKSASKARDYHRLVTKATSASQPKEESEADYFFIKCGNKYEKIVVNDILFIEGLQNYVTIYTQKARYVTMLYLKNIEQDLNHKLFIRVHKSYIVAINKIDGIEGNELSIQTHRIPISRNYREQVLNDVLTDKVLKKK, via the coding sequence ATGAAGCTTACTTGTGTACTAGTCGACGATGAACCATTAGCTCGGGAGGGGCTGGCGAATTATGTACGAGACATTGATTTCCTACACCTGACCGGTACCTGCGAAAATCCACTCGACTTGCTCAGAATACTGGACCAACAACCTGTGGATCTGGTTTTTCTGGATATTCAGATGCCGAAGATGAGTGGGATCGACTTTTTGAAGATGGTACAAAAGCCACCGCTGGTAATTCTCACAACGGCTTACCCTAGTTTTGCGCTGGAAGGCTTTCAGTTAAATGTGCTTGATTACTTACTCAAACCCATTACGTTCGACCGCTTTTTTAAATCCGCCAGCAAAGCTCGTGACTATCATCGATTGGTCACTAAAGCCACGTCGGCTAGTCAGCCAAAAGAAGAAAGTGAGGCCGACTACTTTTTTATCAAATGCGGTAATAAATACGAGAAAATAGTAGTCAATGATATCCTGTTCATCGAAGGATTGCAGAATTATGTGACCATTTACACGCAGAAAGCCAGGTACGTAACAATGCTCTATTTGAAAAATATAGAGCAGGATTTAAATCATAAATTATTTATTCGAGTGCATAAATCATACATCGTTGCTATTAATAAAATCGACGGAATCGAGGGCAATGAACTATCTATTCAGACCCACCGCATTCCCATCAGCCGAAACTACCGGGAGCAGGTGCTAAATGACGTGCTCACCGATAAAGTGCTTAAAAAGAAATAA
- a CDS encoding acyl-CoA dehydrogenase family protein, whose amino-acid sequence MIAAEPKASLKGGEFLIKETQASQVFIPEEFTEEQQMIAATCREFLEREIWPRLNEIDNAKSPELISSLMDKAGELGILGTSVPEQYGGFGTNFNTSMLVAEVTGAGHSFSVALSAHTGIGTLPIVYYGNEDQKSKYLPKLASGEWKAAYCLTEPDSGSDANSGKTKAKLTEDGSHYILNGQKMWITNGGFADVYIVFAKIDEDKNLSAFIVERGYEGITMNEPEHKMGIKGSDTRQIFFNDCKVPVENLLSERGNGFKIAVNILNIGRIKLGIAAVGGSKEVINHAIRYSNERKQFKTAISQFGAIKHKLAEMALKVYASETASYRAGQNIDDLIEDLKSQGLDDASAKLKALEQFSIECAIMKVHGSEVLDYVVDEGVQVYGGMGYSADAPMDRSYRDARINRIFEGTNEINRMLVVDMLLKRAMKGELDLMGPAMAVAKEIMSIPDFSMEEEEGLFVAEKKVIRNLKKAALMVSGAAVQKFMMNLSTEQEILMNVADMAIEIYVAESVLLRVEKLIGIKGEEAVALQKQMALVYLHEAVEKVNNSGRAAITSFAEGDELRGMLMGLKRFTKIDPMNLKDARRQIADAMIAENKYIF is encoded by the coding sequence ATGATCGCGGCAGAACCAAAAGCCTCTTTAAAAGGTGGCGAATTTCTGATCAAAGAAACGCAGGCATCACAGGTTTTTATTCCTGAAGAATTTACCGAAGAGCAGCAGATGATTGCGGCTACCTGCCGCGAGTTTCTGGAGCGGGAAATATGGCCACGTCTGAATGAAATTGACAATGCCAAATCGCCAGAACTGATTTCATCCCTTATGGACAAAGCCGGTGAACTGGGTATTCTGGGCACGTCCGTACCGGAACAGTACGGTGGTTTTGGCACAAATTTCAATACGTCAATGCTGGTCGCTGAAGTAACGGGCGCGGGCCATTCCTTTTCGGTGGCTTTATCTGCTCATACCGGTATCGGTACGCTACCCATCGTGTACTATGGCAATGAAGACCAGAAATCAAAATACCTTCCCAAACTGGCATCTGGCGAGTGGAAAGCAGCTTATTGCTTAACGGAGCCCGATTCAGGTTCAGACGCCAATTCAGGTAAGACCAAAGCAAAGCTGACCGAAGACGGCTCGCATTATATATTGAATGGTCAGAAAATGTGGATTACCAACGGTGGTTTCGCCGATGTGTATATCGTATTCGCTAAAATTGACGAGGACAAAAATTTGTCTGCTTTCATTGTTGAGCGTGGCTACGAAGGCATCACCATGAATGAGCCGGAGCACAAAATGGGTATCAAAGGCTCCGATACTCGTCAGATTTTCTTCAATGACTGCAAGGTTCCCGTTGAGAATCTTTTGTCGGAGCGTGGCAATGGCTTCAAAATCGCCGTCAACATTCTCAACATAGGTCGGATTAAGCTGGGCATTGCTGCTGTCGGCGGATCAAAAGAGGTAATCAATCATGCCATCCGCTATTCAAACGAGCGGAAACAATTCAAAACGGCCATTTCTCAATTCGGTGCGATTAAGCATAAACTAGCCGAGATGGCGTTGAAAGTATACGCGTCCGAAACCGCTTCCTACCGGGCTGGCCAGAACATCGACGACCTGATTGAAGACCTCAAAAGCCAGGGGCTCGACGACGCTTCGGCTAAGTTGAAGGCATTGGAGCAGTTTTCTATCGAGTGCGCCATTATGAAAGTACACGGTTCGGAAGTCCTGGATTACGTAGTCGATGAAGGCGTTCAGGTGTATGGAGGTATGGGCTATTCTGCCGATGCACCGATGGATCGCTCCTACCGGGATGCGCGCATCAACCGGATTTTTGAAGGCACGAACGAAATCAACCGGATGCTCGTCGTAGATATGCTGTTGAAGCGGGCCATGAAGGGCGAACTTGACTTGATGGGTCCGGCTATGGCCGTTGCCAAAGAGATCATGTCCATCCCCGATTTCTCCATGGAAGAGGAGGAAGGCTTATTTGTCGCTGAGAAAAAAGTTATTCGGAACTTGAAGAAAGCTGCCTTAATGGTATCAGGTGCTGCCGTACAAAAGTTCATGATGAACCTCTCAACCGAACAGGAAATCCTGATGAACGTGGCCGATATGGCTATTGAAATTTACGTGGCGGAATCAGTTTTACTACGGGTTGAAAAACTAATTGGTATAAAAGGCGAAGAAGCCGTTGCCCTGCAAAAACAAATGGCGCTGGTGTATTTACATGAAGCGGTTGAGAAAGTCAACAACTCTGGTCGGGCTGCAATTACGTCGTTTGCTGAAGGCGATGAGCTACGGGGCATGTTGATGGGCTTGAAACGATTCACGAAAATTGACCCAATGAATCTCAAAGACGCCCGTCGCCAGATTGCCGACGCCATGATTGCCGAGAATAAATACATTTTCTAG
- a CDS encoding acetyl-CoA C-acyltransferase, protein MDAYIVAGYRTAVGKAPRGGLRFTRPDDMAAEVIKHLLSQVPSLDPARVEDLIVGNAVPEAEQGMQIARYIALLSLPNSVPGMTINRYCGSGLEAIAIASAKIHAGLADCIIAGGTESMSMVPVMGWKTALNYEIAKAHPDYYIGMGLTAEQVAQQFNISRDAQDEFAYASHQKALAAQKDGKFADEIVPIKVSETYFDAESNKKKTREWTVAQDEGPRKDTSAEGLAKLKPVFAAGGSVTAGNSSQTSDGAAFVVVMSERLVNELNLQPVARMVSYATAGVEPKIMGIGPVAAIPIALKKGGLKQDDIDLIELNEAFAAQSLAVIQELGLDPSKINPNGGAIALGHALGSTGARLSVQLLNEMRRRDQKYGMVSACVGGGQGVAGIFERLN, encoded by the coding sequence ATGGACGCATACATTGTAGCCGGATATCGTACAGCCGTGGGTAAAGCACCACGTGGGGGACTCCGTTTTACCCGCCCTGATGATATGGCGGCTGAAGTTATTAAGCATTTGTTAAGCCAGGTTCCTTCACTCGACCCGGCTCGGGTTGAAGACCTTATCGTTGGAAATGCCGTGCCTGAAGCAGAGCAAGGTATGCAGATTGCCCGATACATTGCCTTATTGTCGCTGCCCAACAGTGTTCCCGGTATGACAATCAACCGATATTGCGGTTCCGGGTTGGAAGCAATTGCCATTGCCTCCGCCAAAATTCACGCTGGTCTGGCCGACTGCATCATTGCTGGTGGCACCGAATCCATGTCGATGGTGCCGGTGATGGGTTGGAAAACAGCGCTTAATTACGAGATTGCCAAAGCACACCCCGATTATTACATTGGCATGGGGCTCACCGCCGAACAGGTTGCTCAGCAGTTCAATATCAGCCGCGACGCGCAGGATGAGTTTGCCTACGCGTCTCACCAAAAAGCACTGGCGGCTCAGAAAGACGGCAAGTTTGCTGATGAAATTGTCCCCATCAAGGTAAGTGAAACATATTTTGACGCCGAAAGTAACAAAAAGAAAACCCGCGAATGGACCGTTGCGCAGGATGAAGGTCCTAGGAAAGATACAAGTGCCGAAGGGTTGGCTAAGTTAAAACCGGTTTTTGCGGCTGGTGGATCGGTTACGGCTGGTAACTCGTCACAAACCTCTGACGGAGCCGCTTTTGTCGTCGTGATGTCGGAGCGCCTGGTTAATGAATTGAATCTACAGCCTGTTGCCCGCATGGTATCGTATGCTACGGCAGGCGTTGAACCTAAAATCATGGGTATTGGCCCTGTTGCGGCCATCCCCATTGCACTCAAAAAAGGCGGACTCAAACAGGACGATATTGACCTTATTGAACTGAATGAAGCCTTTGCGGCTCAGTCATTAGCGGTTATTCAAGAACTGGGCCTCGACCCCAGTAAAATAAATCCAAACGGTGGTGCTATTGCCCTGGGTCACGCACTCGGGTCTACGGGCGCGCGGTTGTCCGTGCAGTTACTCAATGAAATGCGCCGTCGGGACCAGAAATACGGGATGGTCTCTGCCTGCGTTGGAGGTGGACAAGGTGTTGCCGGAATTTTTGAACGACTGAACTAG
- a CDS encoding NADH-quinone oxidoreductase subunit J family protein has product MTEFITFFKTLTPTGYLFLGLTALTLFSAIGVVTARNPIYSVLALIATFFCLSGHYILLNAQFLAAVNIIVYAGAIMVLFLFTIMFLNLRKEDEESKTNLTKMASVVVGGILMIMLITIFRAKSAQVPTVSAATFNNKTGLVENLGRLLYSDYILPFELASVLFLVAMVGAVMLGKREAGDRHF; this is encoded by the coding sequence ATGACTGAATTTATAACCTTTTTCAAGACATTAACCCCGACTGGCTATTTGTTTCTGGGTTTAACGGCGCTTACGCTGTTTAGCGCCATTGGTGTTGTAACAGCCCGGAACCCTATTTATAGCGTTCTGGCGCTTATCGCCACGTTCTTCTGCCTTTCGGGTCATTATATTTTGCTGAATGCTCAGTTTCTGGCGGCAGTAAATATCATTGTCTACGCAGGGGCTATCATGGTTTTGTTTTTGTTCACGATTATGTTTCTGAACTTGCGGAAAGAAGATGAAGAATCGAAAACAAACCTGACTAAAATGGCTTCGGTCGTTGTAGGCGGTATTTTGATGATTATGCTGATCACCATTTTCCGGGCTAAAAGCGCTCAAGTGCCAACGGTGAGTGCCGCAACGTTTAACAATAAAACGGGACTCGTTGAAAACCTCGGCCGGTTGCTGTACAGCGACTATATCTTGCCGTTCGAATTAGCCTCTGTTCTGTTTCTGGTGGCCATGGTGGGCGCTGTTATGCTTGGCAAACGTGAAGCTGGCGACCGCCATTTTTAA
- a CDS encoding NuoI/complex I 23 kDa subunit family protein: MQLTNRSKQVSNKEMTLAEKMYLPAIVGGLAITISHFFRKKPTIQYPEVKKYLGPIYRGHHVLKRDEQGRERCTACGLCAVACPAEAISMVAAERKKGEEGLYREEKYAAVYEINMLRCIFCGLCEEACPKQAVYLRHDRMVPVFMEREDVIYGKDKLVEKMDDRYIRIANSEVQTTPTEPSLTRAAT, encoded by the coding sequence ATGCAGTTAACGAATCGCTCAAAACAAGTCAGCAATAAGGAAATGACGCTGGCTGAGAAGATGTATCTACCTGCCATTGTTGGCGGGTTAGCCATCACGATCAGCCACTTTTTCCGGAAGAAGCCGACCATTCAATACCCCGAGGTGAAAAAATACCTTGGCCCAATTTACCGTGGCCACCACGTATTGAAACGAGATGAACAGGGCCGGGAACGTTGTACAGCCTGCGGCCTATGCGCGGTTGCTTGTCCAGCCGAAGCGATCTCGATGGTAGCGGCAGAACGCAAAAAAGGAGAAGAAGGACTATACAGAGAAGAAAAATACGCGGCTGTTTACGAGATAAACATGTTGCGCTGTATTTTCTGTGGCTTGTGCGAAGAAGCATGCCCAAAGCAGGCCGTTTACCTCCGCCACGACCGAATGGTACCGGTTTTCATGGAACGCGAAGATGTGATCTATGGCAAAGATAAACTGGTCGAAAAAATGGACGACCGGTATATCCGGATCGCTAACTCAGAAGTGCAGACCACTCCAACCGAACCAAGTCTAACGCGGGCGGCTACCTAG
- the nuoH gene encoding NADH-quinone oxidoreductase subunit NuoH, with protein sequence MDLTVLLVKGIIILVIFGITLLIATYSTYAERKVAAFLQDRLGPNRAGPWGLLQPIADAGKMFFKEDFIPSQASKWLFILGPCLAMLTALMSSAVIPFGDSIRFDNYSIPVQGIEINIGVLYIFGVVSLGVYGVMVGGWASNNKFSLLGAIRAASQNISYEIALGLSMIAILMMTGSLSVRAIVDQQASFSEWNVFTQPIGFIIFLTCSFAECNRTPFDLPECETELVGGYHTEYSSMKLGFYLFAEYINMFVSSAFISSLYFGGFHYPFMNEVGSALEKSMGAITGHNIATAIGFVVFFGKIFFFIFFFMWVRWTLPRFRYDQLMNLGWKTLIPLSILNVVLTGAGLLYNFKYATWLIVVVMVVMVLVSSAKAPKREAIPQATV encoded by the coding sequence ATGGACTTAACCGTATTACTCGTTAAAGGCATCATTATCCTGGTCATTTTCGGGATAACGCTCCTGATCGCGACGTACTCGACGTACGCTGAGCGAAAAGTAGCGGCTTTCCTGCAGGATCGTCTTGGTCCAAACCGGGCAGGCCCCTGGGGACTGTTGCAACCCATCGCCGATGCGGGAAAAATGTTCTTCAAAGAAGATTTTATTCCTTCACAAGCCAGCAAGTGGCTATTTATTCTGGGCCCTTGTTTGGCTATGCTAACCGCGCTGATGTCAAGCGCTGTTATTCCGTTTGGCGATAGCATCCGCTTCGATAACTATTCCATTCCTGTACAGGGCATCGAAATCAACATCGGCGTGTTGTACATTTTTGGTGTTGTATCGCTGGGCGTTTATGGCGTGATGGTTGGTGGCTGGGCGTCGAATAACAAGTTTTCACTGCTGGGTGCTATCCGGGCTGCCTCCCAGAACATTAGCTATGAGATTGCCCTGGGTTTGTCGATGATCGCCATCCTGATGATGACCGGTTCACTATCCGTTCGGGCCATTGTTGATCAGCAGGCGAGTTTCTCTGAGTGGAATGTATTTACACAACCGATTGGGTTCATTATTTTTCTGACCTGCTCGTTTGCCGAGTGTAACCGTACACCCTTCGACCTGCCCGAGTGCGAAACAGAACTTGTTGGTGGGTACCATACCGAGTACAGCTCCATGAAACTGGGCTTCTACCTGTTCGCCGAGTACATTAATATGTTCGTTTCATCGGCATTCATCTCATCGCTGTATTTTGGTGGGTTCCATTATCCGTTCATGAACGAAGTTGGCAGCGCTCTCGAAAAATCAATGGGTGCAATCACTGGGCATAACATCGCAACGGCCATTGGCTTTGTGGTATTCTTCGGCAAAATATTCTTTTTCATCTTCTTCTTCATGTGGGTTCGCTGGACGCTACCGCGTTTCCGGTACGATCAACTCATGAACCTGGGCTGGAAAACTCTGATTCCCCTGTCGATTCTGAATGTCGTTTTGACCGGCGCGGGTTTATTATACAATTTCAAATACGCAACTTGGTTAATTGTTGTGGTAATGGTGGTCATGGTTCTGGTATCGTCAGCAAAAGCACCGAAACGCGAGGCTATTCCACAGGCAACAGTCTAA